One window of the Eucalyptus grandis isolate ANBG69807.140 chromosome 8, ASM1654582v1, whole genome shotgun sequence genome contains the following:
- the LOC104456433 gene encoding probable metal-nicotianamine transporter YSL5 has product MGRDDGVESGYGSDDQPRNRKHAKKEKEEEEEEAMMSVERVFEGKEVPSWRQQLTVRAFVVSFVLSVLFSFIVMKLNLTTGIIPSLNVSAGLLGFFFVKTWTKVLEKSGMLQVPFTRQENTVIQTCVVASSGIAFSGGFGSYLFGMSDHIAEQMGNGPGANDYKKLSLPWIIGFLFIVSFLGLLAVVPLRKIMIIDFKLTYPSGTATAHLINSFHTPEGAKLAKKQVRTLGKFFSFSFLWGFFQWFYTAEDGCGFVNFPTLGLKAYEYKFYFDFSATYVGVGMICPYIINVSVLLGGIVSWGLMWPLIENKAGDWYSADLKLSSMHGLQGYKVFISIAMILGDGLYNFCKVLSGTLLGMYHQFKGKNSLPRVASSSPPESPQLSFDDQRRTSLFLKDQIPTSFAIGGYIIIAIISIISLPHIFHQLKWYYILVMYLAAPTLAFCNAYGCGLTDWSLASTYGKLAIFVIGAWAGKSHGGVLAGLAACGVMMNIVSTASDLTQDFKTGYLTLASPRSMFVSQVIGTSMGCVISPCVFWLFYKAFKDLGLSTSAYPAPYANIYRSMAILGVEGFSSLPKHCLSLCYGFFAASIVINAIRDAVPKKYSRFIPLPMAMAIPFYLGSYFAIDMCVGSLILYVWERINKAKADAFGPAVASGLICGDGIWTLPSSILALVGVKPPICMKFLSRAANARVDNFLGS; this is encoded by the exons ATGGGGAGAGACGATGGAGTAGAGAGTGGGTATGGCTCAGACGACCAGCCCAGGAACAGGAAGCAtgccaagaaggagaaagaggaagaggaagaagaggcgaTGATGTCGGTGGAGAGGGTGTTCGAGGGCAAGGAGGTGCCGTCATGGAGGCAGCAACTGACGGTGAGGGCCTTCGTGGTGAGCTTCGTGCTCAGCGTCCTGTTCAGCTTCATCGTGATGAAGCTGAACCTGACGACTGGGATCATCCCGTCCCTGAACGTGTCCGCTGGCCTCCTGGGCTTCTTCTTCGTCAAGACATGGACCAAAGTGCTGGAGAAGTCCGGGATGTTGCAGGTCCCCTTCACGAGGCAAGAGAACACCGTGATTCAGACCTGTGTTGTCGCCTCCTCCGGGATCGCCTTTAGCG GAGGTTTTGGGAGCTACTTGTTTGGAATGAGCGATCACATTGCTGAACAGATGGGGAACGGTCCTGGTGCAAATGATTACAAGAAACTGTCATTGCCCTGGATTATTGGCTTCCTCTTCATTGTTAGTTTTCTGGGGCTCTTGGCGGTGGTGCCTCTCAGGAAG ATCATGATCATCGATTTTAAATTGACTTATCCAAGTGGCACTGCGACTGCTCATCTTATCAACAGTTTCCACACGCCTGAAGGAGCCAAACTAGCTAA GAAACAAGTGAGAACACTGGGAAAATTCTTCTCATTCAGTTTCTTGTGGGGATTCTTTCAATGGTTCTACACTGCTGAAGATGGCTGTGGATTTGTAAACTTTCCAACTTTGGGATTGAAAGCCTATGAGTACAA GttctactttgatttttctGCAACATACGTTGGTGTTGGGATGATCTGCCCCTACATCATTAACGTATCAGTGCTTCTTGGGGGAATAGTGTCTTGGGGCTTGATGTGGCCTCTCATTGAGAATAAAGCGGGCGACTGGTATTCTGCTGATCTGAAACTGAGCAGCATGCATGGCCTTCAAGGTTACAAG GTATTCATATCCATTGCCATGATCCTTGGTGATGGCCTCTACAACTTCTGTAAAGTGTTGAGTGGGACCCTCTTGGGTATGTATCATCAATTCAAGGGAAAAAACAGTCTTCCAAGGGTCGCGAGCAGCTCTCCCCCTGAATCCCCTCAGCTCTCATTTGACGACCAACGCCGAACGAGCCTCTTCCTGAAGGACCAAATCCCCACGAGTTTTGCCATCGGAGGCTACATCATAATCGCAATAATTTCGAtcatttctctccctcacatATTTCACCAGCTCAAGTGGTACTACATACTGGTCATGTACCTTGCTGCCCCCACCTTGGCCTTTTGCAATGCATATGGATGTGGGCTCACAGACTGGTCCCTCGCATCAACCTATGGGAAACTCGCCATTTTTGTGATTGGGGCATGGGCTGGTAAATCCCACGGCGGGGTCCTTGCCGGCCTTGCCGCTTGTGGGGTCATGATGAACATCGTCTCCACCGCCTCTGACCTGACTCAGGACTTTAAGACTGGCTATCTAACCCTCGCTTCCCCTCGGTCCATGTTTGTTAGCCAGGTGATCGGGACTTCCATGGGCTGTGTCATATCTCCATGTGTCTTCTGGCTGTTCTACAAGGCATTCAAGGACCTAGGTCTTTCTACTAGTGCATACCCCGCCCCTTATGCCAACATCTACCGAAGCATGGCTATATTGGGAGTGGAGGGATTTTCATCACTGCCCAAGCACTGCCTCTCTCTCTGCTATGGATTTTTTGCAGCCTCGATTGTCATAAACGCGATCAGGGACGCAGTCCCCAAGAAGTACTCCAGGTTCATCCCACTCCCAATGGCCATGGCCATACCATTTTACTTGGGATCGTATTTTGCTATTGACATGTGTGTTGGGAGCCTGATTTTGTATGTGTGGGAGAGGATCAACAAGGCCAAGGCTGATGCATTTGGACCAGCAGTCGCCTCGGGACTGATTTGCGGGGACGGGATATGGACTTTGCCGAGCTCCATACTTGCCCTCGTGGGCGTGAAGCCCCCGATTTGTATGAAGTTCTTGTCGAGGGCGGCGAACGCCAGAGTTGACAACTTCCTGGGCTCGTGA